The following proteins come from a genomic window of Pseudomonas putida:
- a CDS encoding pyrroloquinoline quinone-dependent dehydrogenase: protein MFTSVKYGGALALAISCALQMQFAKAQEIPQVGSDWPFYGGDHNAQRFSPLKQITPENVGRLERAFVYHTRDLPNPGSRYSPETTPVKVGNDLLMCSAKNILISINAATGKENWRHDPGVPDQAIPHAAACRGVAVYTAPQLPETAQCRSRVVEATLDARLVAVDLGTGEPCKDFGQNGTVDLWEGLGKKVPGWYAVTAPPTIVNGVVVTGAQIRDGQDEDAPSGVIRGYDAITGKMAWAWDLGNPDNVHGPAEGSTYTRGTPNMWTAAVGDEQLGYVYLPISNSSIDYYGSNRSEAENKYSTSLVAVDVKTGKDVWHFQTIRHDVWDYDLGSQPTMLDYPGKDGKPVPAVLLPTKQGDIYILDRATGEPLIPIGEVKAPKGGSVEPAFLADTQPTSEWHTLRKAPKTEADMWGFSPLDQLMCRIQFRQANYEGYLTPPSVDRPWIQYPGYNGGSDWGSVAIDPVRRLLIANYNDIPNLNQLIPREQADKMGLKPIYAPKPDETALNKAGSKSGKGEGGASTYPQVNAPYAISVNAGWRNWGTGVPCSAPPYGGIRAISLDTGKTVWDEPLGTARRNGPFGIPSHLPLNIGLPNNGGTVVTAGGLTFVGAATDNLFRAIDTATGEVLWEDVLTVGAQANPISYEVDGEQYVLVSASGHAFMETGTSDEIIAYKLRK, encoded by the coding sequence ATGTTCACATCCGTCAAATACGGGGGCGCCCTCGCCCTCGCGATTTCTTGCGCGCTCCAGATGCAGTTCGCGAAGGCTCAGGAAATCCCCCAGGTCGGAAGCGACTGGCCATTCTACGGGGGCGATCATAACGCCCAGCGCTTCAGCCCCCTCAAGCAGATCACTCCAGAGAACGTCGGTCGCCTGGAGCGTGCGTTCGTGTACCACACCCGGGATCTACCGAACCCTGGGAGCCGTTATTCTCCGGAGACTACGCCAGTTAAGGTCGGCAACGATCTGCTGATGTGCTCTGCCAAAAACATCCTGATTTCGATCAATGCGGCAACTGGCAAAGAGAATTGGCGTCATGACCCGGGCGTACCGGATCAGGCCATTCCTCACGCGGCAGCCTGCCGGGGGGTGGCGGTGTATACCGCACCGCAGCTACCCGAAACGGCTCAGTGCCGCAGCCGAGTGGTTGAGGCCACCCTGGATGCCAGGCTGGTAGCAGTCGACCTCGGCACCGGTGAGCCCTGCAAGGACTTTGGCCAGAACGGCACTGTCGATCTCTGGGAAGGTTTGGGCAAAAAGGTCCCTGGCTGGTACGCGGTGACCGCGCCGCCGACCATCGTGAACGGTGTTGTCGTCACCGGCGCGCAGATCCGTGATGGTCAGGATGAGGATGCTCCATCGGGCGTAATTCGTGGCTACGATGCGATCACCGGCAAAATGGCTTGGGCGTGGGACCTGGGTAACCCGGACAATGTCCATGGCCCTGCCGAAGGCAGCACTTACACCCGGGGCACGCCGAACATGTGGACGGCGGCGGTGGGCGATGAGCAGCTCGGTTATGTCTATCTGCCGATCAGCAACTCCTCGATCGACTATTACGGCTCCAACCGCAGTGAGGCCGAAAACAAATATTCGACCTCGCTCGTGGCCGTGGACGTGAAGACCGGCAAGGACGTCTGGCACTTCCAGACCATCCGGCACGATGTGTGGGATTACGATCTGGGCAGCCAGCCGACGATGCTTGATTACCCGGGCAAAGACGGTAAGCCGGTACCCGCGGTGTTGCTGCCGACCAAGCAAGGTGACATCTACATCCTGGATCGTGCCACAGGCGAGCCGCTGATTCCGATCGGTGAGGTCAAGGCGCCTAAAGGGGGATCGGTGGAGCCGGCGTTTTTGGCTGATACCCAGCCTACCTCCGAATGGCACACCCTGCGCAAGGCACCGAAAACAGAAGCGGACATGTGGGGCTTCTCGCCGCTGGACCAACTGATGTGCCGTATTCAGTTCCGTCAGGCCAACTACGAGGGCTACCTGACCCCACCGTCAGTGGATCGTCCCTGGATTCAGTACCCCGGCTACAACGGGGGGTCGGATTGGGGGTCAGTAGCTATTGACCCGGTACGCAGACTGCTGATTGCCAACTACAACGACATTCCTAACCTGAACCAGCTGATACCGCGCGAGCAGGCCGACAAGATGGGGCTCAAACCCATCTACGCGCCGAAGCCCGATGAAACCGCCTTGAACAAAGCAGGCAGCAAGTCAGGCAAAGGCGAAGGCGGTGCTTCGACCTACCCGCAAGTCAACGCCCCATACGCGATCAGCGTTAATGCGGGTTGGCGCAACTGGGGAACCGGCGTCCCATGCTCGGCACCGCCCTATGGTGGAATCCGCGCTATCAGCCTTGACACAGGCAAGACCGTTTGGGACGAGCCGCTGGGTACCGCGCGCCGTAACGGGCCATTCGGCATCCCATCGCATTTGCCGCTGAACATCGGCTTGCCGAACAACGGCGGAACTGTGGTGACTGCGGGTGGATTGACGTTCGTCGGGGCGGCAACCGATAACCTGTTCCGTGCCATTGATACTGCGACGGGTGAGGTGCTGTGGGAGGACGTGCTGACGGTGGGCGCCCAGGCAAACCCGATTTCCTATGAAGTCGACGGTGAGCAGTATGTCCTTGTCTCTGCTTCCGGGCATGCCTTCATGGAAACCGGAACCAGCGACGAAATCATCGCATACAAGCTGCGCAAGTAA
- a CDS encoding winged helix-turn-helix domain-containing protein, whose translation MLTVDVSRRVVSFNQLHFPVKATPSRILTLLLRNQGHVVSRPTIYREIWGYQFDPGTKIIDVQICYLRKLLKALQAPVEIKTFRGKGLCLQVTVGRPA comes from the coding sequence ATGCTGACGGTGGACGTCAGCCGCCGTGTGGTGAGCTTCAATCAGCTTCACTTCCCCGTCAAAGCTACGCCCAGCCGGATTTTGACATTGCTTTTGCGCAACCAAGGGCATGTCGTGAGCAGACCGACGATTTACAGAGAAATCTGGGGGTACCAGTTCGATCCTGGTACCAAGATCATCGACGTGCAGATTTGCTATCTGAGAAAGCTACTGAAGGCCTTGCAGGCGCCGGTCGAGATCAAAACCTTTCGGGGCAAAGGCCTTTGCCTGCAGGTAACTGTGGGAAGACCGGCGTGA
- a CDS encoding MFS transporter yields the protein MSGPSCWKLLFSSLDRPNNYKVMAMQKDNHFLKKKRVWIYAFLFTLTLINYVDRVSLSVASKVLKEEFDISPVAMGYLFSSFVWLYFLALIPMGYLVGRFGPKKVNGYGIGVWSVATACTALSTGFISLLSCRLIMGMGEATTYPAGARVIREWMPLKERGLATAVFHSGSLVGPAIGAIGFGWLISAFGWRIAFVVAGALGFIWLAAWLKWYSHPSKAPWLDDVERAEIAEGGTSSADGPEKSVSLGLKGLARSSSMWAIALSHGCAVYATYFFLTWLPSYLQAEKGLTVMSSGLYTAIPYLGAAILAIVIGRLSDKAMRPGAAETGQRRLVVASVLLASSVIFLVPAIDSTWAILFVITLSLATCASAISLNLSLVNDLVRSEDDVGTAAGFITAVGNLFGLLAPIVTGYVVAGSGSFALAFVVVGALLVVGAVLSMFCTRRPIGIATPGRQAMA from the coding sequence GTGAGTGGGCCTTCGTGCTGGAAGCTCCTCTTTTCTTCCCTGGATCGTCCCAATAACTACAAGGTGATGGCGATGCAAAAAGACAACCATTTTCTTAAGAAAAAACGCGTCTGGATCTACGCGTTTCTCTTCACCCTGACATTGATCAACTATGTCGACCGCGTCTCGCTCTCGGTGGCGTCCAAAGTTCTTAAGGAAGAATTCGATATCTCGCCGGTCGCGATGGGCTATCTGTTCTCGTCCTTCGTCTGGCTGTACTTTCTTGCGCTCATTCCCATGGGCTATCTCGTAGGCAGGTTCGGCCCGAAAAAGGTCAATGGCTACGGGATCGGCGTCTGGTCAGTGGCCACAGCCTGCACGGCATTGTCGACGGGTTTCATCTCGTTACTCAGTTGCCGGCTCATCATGGGTATGGGCGAAGCGACTACCTACCCCGCTGGCGCCCGGGTCATTCGTGAATGGATGCCCCTCAAAGAACGTGGTTTGGCCACCGCTGTATTCCATAGCGGCAGCCTGGTCGGCCCTGCCATCGGTGCCATCGGTTTTGGCTGGTTGATCAGTGCCTTCGGATGGCGCATCGCCTTCGTCGTTGCCGGTGCTTTGGGCTTCATCTGGTTGGCGGCTTGGTTGAAATGGTACAGCCACCCGTCAAAGGCGCCTTGGTTGGACGATGTCGAGCGCGCTGAAATCGCCGAGGGTGGCACGTCATCCGCTGATGGCCCGGAAAAATCGGTATCGCTGGGCCTCAAGGGCTTAGCCCGTTCGAGCAGCATGTGGGCAATCGCGCTATCCCACGGCTGTGCCGTCTACGCGACCTACTTCTTTCTCACCTGGCTGCCGAGCTACCTGCAGGCCGAGAAAGGCCTGACGGTTATGTCGAGTGGCCTTTATACCGCCATCCCATACCTGGGCGCGGCCATCCTTGCCATTGTGATTGGCCGCCTGAGTGACAAGGCCATGCGCCCCGGCGCTGCCGAGACGGGCCAACGTCGCCTGGTAGTGGCCAGCGTGCTGCTCGCATCCTCTGTGATCTTCCTGGTACCAGCGATCGACAGCACATGGGCAATTCTTTTTGTGATCACGCTGTCATTGGCGACGTGCGCATCGGCGATCTCGTTGAACCTCTCACTGGTTAATGACCTGGTGCGCTCGGAAGACGATGTTGGCACCGCCGCAGGCTTTATCACTGCCGTCGGCAACCTCTTTGGCCTGCTGGCTCCGATCGTGACCGGCTACGTGGTGGCGGGTTCGGGGAGCTTTGCCCTGGCTTTCGTAGTGGTAGGCGCGCTGTTGGTTGTTGGCGCCGTCCTGTCGATGTTCTGTACCCGTCGCCCGATCGGGATAGCCACGCCTGGTCGACAGGCCATGGCTTGA
- a CDS encoding SDR family NAD(P)-dependent oxidoreductase translates to MDLGLQGKRVLVSGASRGIGRAIVKLFLEEGAQVAFCARGQTGVQSAQLEFGERAWGTAVDVTQPEHVRAWVNEAAQHMGGLDIVVPNVSALAGGDDLETWRRAFDTDLLGSATMVKAALPALRQSQAAAVVLISSVSGREVDMFAEPYGVLKAALLHYGKTLSVRHAHEGIRVNSVSPGNVYFPEGVWGDIEREQPDTFAKSLAENPMGRMATPEEVAKAVVFLASPAASFTTGTNLLVDGGLTRSVQF, encoded by the coding sequence ATGGATTTAGGCTTGCAGGGTAAGCGGGTGCTGGTCAGCGGCGCCTCCCGAGGCATTGGCCGAGCTATCGTGAAGTTGTTTCTCGAGGAAGGCGCCCAAGTGGCGTTCTGTGCTCGGGGGCAAACAGGCGTTCAGAGCGCGCAACTCGAGTTTGGCGAGCGCGCTTGGGGCACTGCGGTGGATGTTACCCAGCCCGAGCATGTCCGGGCCTGGGTCAATGAAGCAGCGCAGCATATGGGCGGGCTGGATATCGTCGTGCCCAACGTCAGTGCTTTGGCTGGGGGTGATGACCTGGAGACCTGGCGGCGAGCGTTCGACACCGACCTGTTGGGCAGTGCAACGATGGTCAAAGCCGCCCTGCCCGCCCTTCGTCAATCACAAGCGGCAGCGGTCGTGCTCATATCGAGCGTCTCGGGGCGCGAGGTCGATATGTTCGCAGAACCCTATGGCGTTCTGAAGGCAGCCTTGCTTCACTACGGCAAGACCCTCTCGGTGCGCCATGCCCATGAGGGTATCCGCGTTAACTCCGTTTCTCCAGGCAATGTGTATTTCCCTGAAGGCGTGTGGGGAGATATAGAACGAGAACAACCCGATACCTTCGCCAAATCCCTGGCCGAAAACCCGATGGGGCGTATGGCTACTCCGGAAGAGGTCGCTAAAGCGGTGGTGTTCCTGGCCAGTCCCGCGGCAAGTTTCACAACCGGTACCAACCTTCTGGTCGATGGTGGCCTGACGCGCTCAGTGCAATTCTGA
- a CDS encoding glucose dehydrogenase produces the protein MNQRSSVSPSKLQAQPDLRTGSKWRLAIALLALTLGVFGLALFGGGVWLIALGGSWYYGLAGAGCVLSAILIWRQRRSALYLFALIWVLTVIWALWEVGLNWWGLVPRLVAMTAILFLILIVSPALRRTTRTAA, from the coding sequence ATGAATCAACGTAGTAGCGTGTCCCCCAGCAAGCTCCAGGCGCAGCCTGACTTACGTACCGGCAGTAAATGGCGCCTGGCAATTGCTCTGCTGGCGTTGACCCTTGGAGTATTTGGCCTGGCTCTGTTCGGGGGTGGGGTCTGGCTGATCGCGCTAGGTGGCAGCTGGTATTACGGCCTGGCAGGTGCAGGTTGTGTACTGAGCGCCATCCTTATATGGCGTCAACGCCGCAGCGCCCTTTACCTGTTTGCTCTCATATGGGTATTGACGGTGATCTGGGCGCTTTGGGAAGTCGGTCTCAACTGGTGGGGCCTGGTGCCACGCCTGGTGGCCATGACCGCCATCCTGTTTTTGATCCTGATCGTATCTCCGGCGCTACGCCGCACTACCCGCACTGCTGCGTAA
- a CDS encoding transketolase family protein — MTNACAAKPKLTTSSMIASIATEGQRTTSAPFGHALVKAGQKNPRVVGMTADLAKYTDMHIFAQRYPERFLQMGMAEQLLMAAAGGMAKEGFVPFATTYAVFATRRAYDFIHQVIAEENLNVKICAALPGLTTGYGPSHQATEDLAMMRAIPQMMVIDPCDALETEQCVAAIAEHDGPVYMRLPRGRVPLILDEYDYKFELGKARLLRDGNDVLIISSGLMTMRALEVADELIKSKIGTAVLHVPTIKPLDVQAIIEQCRREGRLVVIAENHTQIGGLGEAIAMALLQARVQPEVRHVALPDQFLDAGALPTLHDRYGISKDVMVANIQRWLA; from the coding sequence ATGACCAACGCTTGCGCTGCAAAACCGAAACTCACCACCTCGTCCATGATCGCCTCCATCGCCACTGAAGGGCAGCGTACTACCTCTGCCCCGTTCGGCCATGCTTTGGTGAAGGCAGGCCAGAAGAATCCGCGCGTCGTGGGCATGACAGCAGACCTTGCCAAATACACTGACATGCATATCTTTGCGCAGCGCTACCCGGAGCGCTTCCTGCAGATGGGTATGGCTGAACAGCTGCTCATGGCTGCTGCGGGGGGTATGGCCAAGGAGGGCTTTGTACCCTTCGCCACCACTTATGCGGTGTTTGCCACCCGTCGCGCCTATGACTTCATCCACCAGGTGATCGCAGAAGAAAATCTGAACGTGAAGATCTGCGCGGCCCTGCCTGGCCTCACGACCGGTTATGGCCCGAGCCACCAGGCCACAGAAGACCTGGCGATGATGCGCGCAATTCCTCAGATGATGGTTATTGACCCATGTGATGCGCTGGAAACTGAACAGTGCGTTGCCGCAATAGCCGAGCACGATGGTCCTGTTTACATGCGCCTCCCCCGCGGGCGCGTACCGCTGATCCTCGACGAATACGACTACAAATTTGAGCTCGGCAAAGCCCGCTTGCTACGAGACGGTAATGATGTGCTGATCATTTCCTCGGGCCTTATGACCATGCGTGCTCTAGAAGTCGCTGATGAACTGATCAAGAGCAAGATCGGCACAGCTGTCCTGCACGTGCCGACAATCAAGCCACTCGATGTCCAGGCCATCATTGAACAATGTCGTCGCGAAGGCCGGTTGGTGGTGATTGCGGAAAACCACACGCAGATTGGCGGCCTGGGTGAAGCCATTGCCATGGCCTTGCTGCAAGCCCGTGTGCAACCGGAAGTTCGCCATGTGGCGCTGCCAGATCAGTTCCTCGATGCCGGTGCGTTGCCGACGCTGCACGACCGCTACGGCATCTCCAAAGACGTCATGGTTGCAAACATTCAGCGTTGGCTGGCCTGA
- a CDS encoding amino acid permease, translating into MPIQSEHDPRLKRSLKTRHISMLALGGVIGAGLFVGSSAVITSTGPGAFLTYAITGIIVALVMRMLGEMAAAHPTKGSFVDYARMAFGRPAGYMTGWLYWYFWVIVVGFEAVVGGQIINGWFPDIPVWVIALGLMISMTLLNMMSVHSFGEAEYWFAGVKVAAIVVFLLVAGAYVFHLWPNSTASFDNLTQHGGFLPHGVGALFTGVVVVIFSMTGVEVATLAAAESEDPTRNIRKAVNTVMLRILVFFVLATFFIVVAQPWTSLTPGKSPFVTTLEHIGIPGAGEMLTAVILVAVLSVLNAGLYTSSRLLFVLASNDEAPRWIAGVNKKGVPVRGVLASTLVGYGCVVIAALWPDTVFQFLINSSGTVFLFVYLMICLSQLKLRRKWVEEGSLKFAMWAHPWLPLLVTASIIAVLVSMAFDPSMQMSLLQCVIAIFAIAASYLALSLSRKRQRAVKGQPVTTA; encoded by the coding sequence ATGCCCATTCAGTCAGAGCATGATCCGCGCCTAAAACGATCACTGAAAACACGCCATATCAGCATGCTTGCCCTTGGCGGCGTCATTGGTGCAGGTCTGTTCGTCGGTTCCAGCGCCGTCATCACCTCAACCGGCCCGGGTGCGTTCCTCACCTATGCCATCACCGGCATCATCGTCGCTCTAGTGATGCGAATGCTCGGTGAGATGGCAGCGGCACATCCCACCAAAGGTTCTTTTGTTGACTACGCCCGAATGGCGTTTGGCCGACCGGCTGGGTACATGACCGGTTGGCTGTACTGGTATTTCTGGGTCATTGTCGTCGGCTTTGAAGCCGTGGTTGGCGGCCAGATCATCAATGGCTGGTTCCCGGATATTCCGGTCTGGGTCATTGCCCTGGGGCTCATGATCAGCATGACCTTGCTGAACATGATGTCGGTGCACTCCTTCGGTGAGGCCGAATACTGGTTCGCCGGGGTTAAAGTGGCCGCCATCGTCGTATTCCTGCTCGTGGCGGGCGCCTACGTGTTCCATCTGTGGCCGAACTCGACTGCCTCTTTTGACAACTTGACCCAGCATGGTGGCTTCCTGCCCCACGGCGTAGGTGCACTGTTCACGGGTGTCGTCGTGGTCATTTTCTCCATGACAGGTGTCGAGGTCGCGACACTCGCCGCGGCAGAATCGGAAGACCCTACTCGCAACATCCGCAAGGCAGTGAACACCGTCATGCTGCGCATCCTGGTGTTCTTTGTGCTGGCCACGTTCTTCATCGTTGTCGCCCAGCCATGGACCAGCCTGACCCCAGGTAAATCGCCCTTCGTGACCACGCTGGAACACATTGGCATTCCTGGTGCTGGCGAGATGCTCACTGCGGTCATTCTGGTTGCCGTGCTGTCAGTGCTCAACGCCGGCCTCTATACCTCTTCGCGCTTGCTGTTCGTCCTGGCGTCCAATGACGAGGCGCCTCGCTGGATTGCTGGCGTGAACAAAAAAGGTGTGCCGGTTCGTGGCGTGCTTGCCTCCACCTTGGTTGGCTATGGCTGCGTGGTCATTGCAGCACTGTGGCCGGATACGGTGTTCCAGTTCCTGATCAACTCCTCGGGCACGGTGTTCTTGTTTGTCTACCTGATGATCTGCTTGTCACAGCTCAAGCTGCGCCGCAAGTGGGTAGAAGAGGGCAGCCTGAAGTTCGCCATGTGGGCCCACCCATGGCTGCCGCTGCTGGTCACCGCTTCGATCATCGCCGTCCTGGTCAGCATGGCATTCGATCCCTCCATGCAGATGAGCCTGCTGCAGTGCGTGATAGCCATCTTCGCCATTGCTGCTTCGTACCTGGCACTGAGCCTATCTCGCAAGCGTCAGCGAGCCGTCAAAGGCCAGCCCGTCACCACTGCTTAG
- the grxB gene encoding glutaredoxin 2, which produces MKLYIYEHCPFCTRARMIVGFKRLPVRLEVIMEGDADTPTRLIGKKAVPILQKEDGSHIGESLDIVRYLDGIGPPALVAPQNRALDAWVKEAWPTALKLFIPRFVHGQFAEIATPTAREAYRRREEQAFGDLEVLREQTPKLAAEMQPLLDALAPLVADRATLGINDITLWPVLRSLSIVQQIAFPPQVLGYMQRLSASCNVPLLFGQAA; this is translated from the coding sequence ATGAAACTTTATATCTACGAACACTGCCCCTTCTGTACGCGCGCCCGCATGATCGTTGGGTTCAAGCGTCTCCCGGTAAGGCTTGAAGTCATCATGGAGGGTGATGCTGATACACCTACCCGCCTGATCGGCAAGAAAGCCGTGCCGATCCTGCAGAAGGAGGATGGCAGTCACATCGGCGAGAGCCTGGACATTGTTCGGTATCTCGACGGCATAGGCCCACCCGCTCTGGTCGCACCGCAAAATCGCGCACTCGACGCATGGGTCAAGGAAGCTTGGCCGACCGCGCTCAAACTTTTTATCCCGCGGTTCGTACACGGGCAGTTTGCGGAGATCGCCACGCCAACCGCGAGGGAGGCTTACCGCCGGCGGGAAGAGCAAGCCTTCGGTGACTTGGAGGTGCTACGGGAGCAAACGCCGAAACTGGCCGCTGAAATGCAACCCCTGCTTGATGCCCTGGCCCCATTGGTAGCAGATAGAGCGACACTCGGAATCAACGACATTACCCTCTGGCCCGTGTTGCGATCGCTGTCCATCGTCCAACAGATAGCGTTTCCGCCACAGGTGCTCGGTTACATGCAGCGGCTGAGTGCGTCATGTAATGTTCCCCTGCTGTTCGGGCAAGCAGCGTGA
- a CDS encoding LysR substrate-binding domain-containing protein: MEAAKELDLSSSAVSHAIRKLEVAAGVSLFTRSTRHTALTSEGSMLLDHVQRGFEEMSRGLAIATNEPAVPLRLHVAPTFASQWLVPRLAGFLHGHPGIDLRISASTDYARFDNDDFDLDIVYGEPRPSSHEKTPLRIEELTPLCSPEVARHLRSPQDLYSLFLIQSDGQSVQWKGWFAANGMQPPKSYGLAFDRSSMSISAAAGGLGVVLESDLLAEQELASGQLVSPLRHVSNSVRYVGHYLVHPRRHRQPHAVTQFKQWLFKELAVQ, translated from the coding sequence GTGGAGGCAGCGAAAGAACTGGATCTCTCCTCAAGCGCAGTCAGCCATGCAATACGCAAACTGGAAGTCGCAGCAGGGGTATCGCTGTTCACCCGCAGTACGCGTCACACGGCGCTGACGTCTGAGGGCTCCATGCTGCTGGATCATGTTCAACGGGGCTTCGAGGAGATGAGCCGTGGGTTGGCGATTGCGACCAATGAGCCCGCAGTGCCGCTGCGCCTTCACGTTGCGCCGACGTTCGCCAGTCAGTGGTTGGTGCCTCGCCTGGCGGGCTTCCTGCACGGTCATCCCGGCATCGACCTGCGCATATCCGCCAGTACTGACTACGCGCGGTTCGACAACGATGATTTCGACCTGGACATCGTTTACGGCGAGCCCAGGCCTTCGTCACACGAAAAGACCCCGCTGCGGATCGAAGAGCTGACGCCGCTGTGCAGCCCTGAGGTTGCCAGGCATCTTCGTTCACCGCAGGACTTGTATTCGCTGTTCCTGATCCAGAGCGACGGGCAGTCAGTGCAGTGGAAAGGCTGGTTCGCGGCCAACGGCATGCAGCCACCGAAAAGCTACGGCTTGGCGTTCGATCGAAGCTCCATGAGTATTTCAGCGGCGGCTGGCGGCCTGGGGGTGGTGCTCGAATCTGACTTGTTAGCTGAGCAGGAGCTGGCCAGCGGTCAGCTGGTCAGCCCGCTTCGGCATGTCAGCAACAGCGTTCGCTACGTTGGCCATTATCTCGTGCATCCTCGGCGGCATCGACAACCGCATGCAGTGACTCAGTTCAAGCAATGGCTGTTCAAGGAGTTGGCTGTGCAGTGA
- a CDS encoding transketolase gives MTESRNEHFARMSTHAWRIRRFALRMGEVQGQGYVGQALGWADVLAVAYCHAMNIRADQPEWEGRDRFLLSHGHYAIALYAALLEAGVLPEDELETYGSDDSRLPMSGMATYTPGMEISGGSLGQGLAIAVGQALGLRMKGNAAFVYNSMSDGELDEGAVWEAAMSASHHKLGNLINLVDINRQQADGPSHDILQFEPLIDKWAAFGWHVQRVDGNDLRAVISAFDIARAVPGDKPRVILFDTLMGKGVPFLEQRDKNHFIRVEPEEWQQALANLDEIYATRSPQ, from the coding sequence ATGACCGAGAGTCGCAATGAGCACTTTGCCCGGATGTCGACCCATGCCTGGCGAATCCGACGTTTCGCCCTGCGCATGGGTGAAGTACAGGGCCAAGGCTATGTCGGCCAGGCGCTGGGCTGGGCCGACGTACTGGCTGTTGCCTACTGCCACGCCATGAACATCCGCGCAGATCAACCTGAATGGGAAGGTCGTGACCGTTTCCTGCTTTCCCATGGGCACTACGCGATCGCGCTTTATGCCGCCCTGCTGGAGGCCGGGGTTCTGCCGGAAGATGAGCTGGAAACCTATGGCTCCGACGACAGCCGCTTGCCAATGTCCGGCATGGCCACCTACACACCCGGCATGGAAATTTCTGGCGGCTCCCTCGGCCAGGGGTTGGCCATTGCCGTCGGCCAGGCGCTGGGCCTGCGCATGAAGGGCAACGCTGCGTTCGTCTACAACTCGATGTCCGATGGCGAACTGGACGAGGGCGCGGTATGGGAGGCGGCCATGTCGGCCTCGCATCACAAGCTGGGCAACCTCATCAACCTGGTGGACATCAACCGCCAGCAAGCGGATGGCCCGTCCCACGACATCCTCCAGTTCGAGCCGCTTATCGACAAATGGGCGGCGTTCGGTTGGCACGTGCAACGTGTCGACGGTAATGACTTGCGGGCCGTGATCTCTGCCTTCGATATCGCACGGGCGGTACCCGGTGATAAACCTCGGGTGATTCTCTTCGACACCCTGATGGGTAAGGGCGTGCCCTTCCTGGAGCAGCGTGACAAGAACCACTTCATCCGGGTCGAGCCCGAAGAGTGGCAGCAAGCACTTGCCAACCTCGACGAGATCTACGCGACCCGGAGCCCACAATGA